Proteins encoded within one genomic window of Mesorhizobium sp. AR10:
- a CDS encoding IlvD/Edd family dehydratase — translation MAGAPTGKKKFRSQEWFDNPDNPGMTALYLERYLNYGLTRAELMSGKPLIGIAQTGSDLSPCNRHHIELAKRVREGIVSMGGIPFEFPCHPIQETGKRPTAALDRNLAYLGLVEVLYGYPLDGVVLTIGCDKTTPALLMAAATVNIPAIALSVGPMLNGWHKGKRTGSGTIVWESRQRLSAGEIGYDEFMDIVASSAPSTGYCNTMGTATTMNSLAEALGMQLPGSAAIPAPYRERGQISYETGKRIVEMVHEDLKPSDIMTREAFENAVVVNSAIGGSTNAPIHLNAIARHLGVKLDNDDWQTIGHKIPLIVNLQPSGEYLGEDYHHAGGVPAVVAELIKGGLLPHPGARTVNGKSIGENSEGVVNENPDVIRTVAKPLKTNAGFINLRGNLFDSAIMKTSGISPEFRERYLSNPKDPEAFEGNAMVFDGPEDYHARIDDPAQGIDEHTILFMRGAGPIGYPGGAEVVNMQPPAYLIKKGIHALACIGDGRQSGTSGSPSILNASPEAAIGGGLALLKTGDRVRIDLRKGTADILVTDDEITRRRAELQNNGGYHYPKHQTPWQEIQRGMVDQFSAGMVLKPAVKYQDVAHTSGVPRDNH, via the coding sequence CTGATGTCCGGCAAACCGTTGATCGGCATCGCCCAGACCGGCTCGGACCTTTCGCCCTGCAACCGCCACCACATCGAACTGGCCAAGCGCGTGCGCGAAGGCATCGTGTCGATGGGCGGCATTCCTTTCGAATTCCCCTGCCATCCGATCCAGGAAACCGGCAAGCGCCCGACCGCAGCCCTTGACCGCAACCTTGCCTATCTCGGCCTGGTCGAGGTGCTCTACGGCTACCCGCTCGACGGCGTCGTGCTTACCATCGGCTGCGACAAGACCACGCCGGCCCTGCTGATGGCCGCCGCCACCGTCAACATTCCGGCCATCGCGCTGTCGGTCGGCCCGATGCTGAACGGCTGGCACAAGGGCAAGCGCACCGGTTCCGGCACCATCGTATGGGAGTCGCGCCAGCGCCTGTCGGCCGGCGAGATCGGCTATGACGAGTTCATGGACATCGTCGCTTCCTCGGCGCCGTCCACCGGCTATTGCAACACCATGGGCACCGCCACCACCATGAATTCGCTGGCCGAGGCGCTCGGCATGCAGCTGCCCGGCTCCGCCGCCATCCCCGCGCCCTACCGCGAGCGCGGCCAGATTTCCTACGAGACGGGAAAACGCATCGTCGAGATGGTGCATGAGGATCTGAAACCGTCCGACATCATGACCAGAGAGGCTTTCGAGAACGCCGTCGTCGTCAATTCGGCCATTGGCGGCTCCACCAACGCGCCGATCCATCTCAACGCCATCGCTCGTCATCTCGGCGTCAAGCTCGACAATGACGACTGGCAGACGATCGGCCACAAGATACCGCTCATCGTCAATCTGCAGCCGTCGGGCGAGTATCTCGGCGAGGACTACCATCACGCCGGCGGCGTGCCGGCCGTCGTCGCCGAACTGATCAAGGGCGGGCTGTTGCCGCATCCCGGCGCGCGCACCGTCAACGGCAAGTCGATCGGTGAGAATAGCGAGGGTGTCGTCAACGAAAACCCGGACGTCATCCGCACCGTCGCCAAGCCGCTAAAGACCAATGCCGGCTTCATCAATCTCAGGGGCAATCTGTTCGATTCGGCGATCATGAAGACCAGCGGCATCTCGCCTGAGTTCCGCGAGCGCTATCTGTCCAACCCGAAGGATCCCGAGGCGTTCGAGGGCAATGCCATGGTCTTCGACGGTCCGGAGGACTACCACGCCCGCATCGACGATCCGGCGCAAGGCATCGACGAACACACCATCCTGTTCATGCGCGGCGCCGGCCCGATCGGCTATCCCGGCGGGGCCGAAGTCGTCAACATGCAGCCGCCGGCCTATCTCATCAAGAAGGGCATCCACGCGCTGGCCTGCATCGGCGACGGCCGCCAGTCAGGCACGTCGGGTTCACCCTCGATCCTCAACGCCTCGCCGGAAGCGGCGATCGGCGGCGGGCTGGCGCTGTTGAAAACCGGTGACCGCGTTCGCATCGATCTCAGGAAGGGCACCGCCGACATCCTCGTCACCGACGACGAGATCACGCGCCGCCGCGCCGAACTGCAGAACAATGGCGGCTATCACTACCCCAAGCACCAGACGCCGTGGCAGGAGATCCAGCGTGGCATGGTCGACCAGTTTTCGGCCGGAATGGTGTTGAAGCCGGCGGTGAAATACCAGGATGTGGCGCACACCAGCGGCGTGCCGAGGGACAATCACTGA